In Glycine max cultivar Williams 82 chromosome 4, Glycine_max_v4.0, whole genome shotgun sequence, the genomic stretch GTAACTTGATTTTTTCTCCAAAAGAATTACTCTTAGATTATTAGATAAACAATGATTTGTGGGCACTTAGAGATGACCCAAGAAGAAATCATTATTTagtatgtgatttttattattattagggatatattattaaaaaaatttaaattagaaaaataatttaatgttatatgtTGAGATTAATCGGGAGCATAGGTGGAGAGCATGTAATaactttttgaagaaaaaagataatgatTAATAAGATTAATGATCAAatgtgataaaaagaaaattaaaaaagataaagataattgGAGGTTGTCAAGTGAATTACTTAGGGTGTTAATGAATTGAACTTATTATGTTTGATTCATTTTGGAGTGCTCGGCATggatttgttttagttttttttaagagagttcttatattttaacacctctaaatattaaataatgttaatttttttctaaaatctttTTCTTCCTATCAAATCTCATCCTCTCttatatcaatatttttctctctatctATCTCAAGATGTCAATTAATTTTAGGtatttcaagatttttttttcttcctaggAATTCTAGGTTTAGATCGAATGTTAAATTACTATGTTTAGTAaggaaaacttaaaaattattctaaaatatttaagattcttgaaaatattttttagttaagttTTTAACTATAACTTTCCTTTTAGGAGGGAGCGAGAATCTCAAAGATTTAAACGAagagaattttttatatatataactatatgTCTCTTGAGAATATTTTAGACACACCAAacataatttatgacattaatttccataaaatattattataaggaaatataatttttgggaAACTTGATCTCATTTATCAAAAAAGATTTCCTATACTAAATGCCccgttaaagaaaagaaatctaTTTAACCTAATtctatcatattttattatttattatgtaaattattcAAATCTTCGCAATGAATTCAATTATAGTAGCTTAAATTCAATCTAATCTAATCAagtttaaagtatttttatttttatttttttgtgaataaagtagtttgaattgaattattattttttattttaaaaagcaataaatgaatttaaataaataactacaaaactaatttattgtgagtatcttatttaatattttatccatTTGATAGTTATTTATTACAGTTATTAATTTAAGATgcaaaattatataacaaaagatgagaaaaaagagtaattttaaCCCACACACATAATTTTAAGAAGTAATATCTTAAAATttcccttattttcttttcattctaacaagcaaagaatatatatatatatatatatatatatatatatatatatatatacacacacacgaTAATGATAGTTAATGATAAAAACAATTGGATTTTTTAACTAACCCAACTTTATACGTTAACTTTAAATATTCTCTAATACTTCCCTTCAAGTTGAGAGATGTTATTTAGAACTTCCAACTTACTTAGCAAGGCACACAATTAGGTTTTATGCAGAGCGGGCTTCGATAAGAGGATCAGAAAAGAAACATGCTTTTGAGTTTCTACATGAATGAGATTAAGAAATTCAGATTGGACATGCTCTCATATGATGTGGCAATCAATGTTGACATGTTTCGAGCATTCATGTGAACTGGATCAATGGTAAAAGTTGCTATACATATTATAGTGTGATTGGCCAAAAGctgctttcttttgtttttgactgacttagttgttatttattttgtatacttatttttaggttatttaatgattttgaaagaaaaaaaattacatatacatAATAATTGTAGAATTGTTTTTCCagaaaaatgagaaagagaaaCGAGCAACAtatgaatagaaaataaaaaaaatataagaaatcatttatgataatatacgaaattttaagaatttaatgatTACCATTTACCTAGAGTACCGATGAGATGTGTTCATACTTACCGAAAGTATtcttgttattaattaaaaaaaaaaaaccaactttTATTTCAACTCAGGACAACTTGATTTGGTATACATAAGGAAATTTCAATATCCCACAAAAACACTCACACTCACAGTCACTCACCACTGGGAATATCCAACGAACGTAAACAACAAAGTCTTCAAATAACCCGCCAAAGCAACAACTCTCATCatatattattacaaaataaagaaCAAGTCTCCTCCTCTCAAAGCAATTAAACACACACTTTACTTTAGGTCCACTATTCTTCAACTTCAGGAATTTCTATACCCGTTGGGGTAACTCCACCACACAACTGAGTCATGTGTTGTTTAATTCTTCGAACTTCCATGCTAGTTGTTTGTATTACCACTGGATCTTGTGAAGATTCCAATGCTCTTTTCAGCACTTTCAACCTCCTCGCTAGGGGTTGCAACTGAACACACATAAATGTCATGTCAAGACACATGATGTCAAAACAAAGGATATATATAGCAATTCACAGCAAATCAAATAGCAAAACGAATTTAAGAAGATTAATGCAGCAGCACTGAACCTGTCTGTGGGGCCATTTATATAAACGACACTTGCGGCAAATTGACTTAATTGCAGTAACAGACATGTCTAATACATTCTTTGCAGCCTTCATAGTTATGTGGAACACGCCACTCAAATCATCCAATGTCATACTATTTATCCTATCTGACTGAACACAAATGCACCCCAAACACAACTACTACTAGTCAGTTAAaactttaaagaaattaaaaagaatagatTAAAACAAAAGTACACGCGATTCAACTtcttaagaaataagaaaacaaaaagtataaCCTGGTCTTTGCGACTACGTTTACGCCTTCTTTCCTTAGGCGGCTCAGGCTCAGGCTCAGGTTCTTCCTCCACATTTTCTACACATACAAGCACAACCATTCAAAACTCAGCatatatacattatatatataacgaTTGAAGAATGAAATTGTCATTGAAGAGAAAAGGTGATATGATATGACAATATCAAAGAGATGGAGACCGACGTGGAGTCAAATCATCGTCTTCGTTATTAGTGCGTTTTCCAACCCAATCAAGTTTTGTGCAGACGGCTTCATAAAACTCAGAAAAAGATTCTTCCGCAATAATGTACCCTAATTTATCCTTCCGTGCAATGTAATCTTCAAGGAAACCCTTAACTTCTGCAGGGCTTCCGTTGGTGAAACTGATAATAATCCCCCACACGCAAAACCAAATGAAGGTAATTAGCAATTGCAgacagaaagtaaaagattgAGAAGTAAAcactaaaacataaatataaaaataacaatgaaaCTTTGTTTTAGATAACACTCAAGAGTGACACTGAcatatgcatgcatgcatgcaattAGTAGTTGTACCAAGACTTAATTATAAAGTAACACatacaatattttaaacatctcACTcgcatttctcatttttttggatctctttctttttactaCATCATATGTCCTatcatattcataatttttttctctttttcaactctctctctctctctctctctctctccagaTATAGGATAGAATCATGGGTGTtgatcaaatatttttcttaattgaaatatatactGGTTAGAACTTACTCAATCATTTGATAATTGTCACATGATCTACCACCCGGTGTAATACTCTGATTCTGAATTATTATGTGGCTGATCAATCCGATCCTTCCATGTATTTCTAGTCTCTCAAAATCAGTACCtgcgatatatatattttaaatttaaagaaaataaaaaccgaAATTATCAATATGTGACGACatgattcaaattaaaacataattacGTACCATTGGTGTGAATTGTCTGTCTTAGAACTTGGCAGCAAGTGCAAAAGAATGGCCTTGGCATAGGAGGCCAATTACGAGGACCCATATTCCCACTTGCTGGCTGATTCAGATTGGATGGACCCGCTTCAAAGTCATGCATGAAGGATTGATCTTCAATATCCGTATCCGTGAAGGGATATTTACGCTTGTTCTTGGAAGACCCCTCTACGAATTCATAGTTAGGAAATACTCCTCCTCCGATGGTAAAATTGTCATTGCAATAATGGTGGGATTGATCATGGATCGTTGAATCCGTGGAGGAAACATGACCCTGCAGGGGCTGCTGTTCATCATTTCGTAGGTTCGGTTCGGGTAATAAATAGACAAGTGCAGGATCCGGTTCGTTAAAGTTATCGAGAAGTGGACTGACAAATGGATCTCGACATGCGTATGAAACAAACACGGAGgagttgatgttgttgttgttattattatccaTGGATATATGCGTTAACGTTtaatcacaataaaaaaaacttgttgcTTTGGCGGGGAAAATGGAAAATGTGTGTGCGATGGTAGTAGCGGCGCTGTCGCCGCTACGGTGAATATTATTTCAGACACGATTCCTTGGTAATTGAAAACAACGTACGacaaaaaaaactctaaaaaaacatCCGAATGTGTGGGAATTATATATAGGGGACTAAGAGGCGCGAGTGCCAGTTATAACGGTTCGAAATTGAATACTTTTCAAAACCTAGTAGGAGAGACACTTCAAAATGAATACGACTCTAGTCAAGTgacagaaaaggaaaacattttattttattttactttttttaaatcctccttaaaaaatttaattcttttctcAAAAATGACATTATATTGTTTTCATGAGAACGTTTATAATCCTATTCAAATTTTCCTTAATAATAAGGAAAATAATGACTAGATTTCCAAATTCTAGTTGAAATctactttttttgtttgaatagaAAAACAGGCACttaaagatatatataaaatagaaagaaatgtAAATATGACAAATAGAGAAATAatatattcttataaatttcattcaaattttCTTACTACTTCATAAGTGAAagaatttaatgttttaaaaatttgaaacataTTCCATATTTTATtacacaaaagaaataaaacggTCAAAAGAAATACATTCCATATtagaagaatatatatatatattctcataaataataaaatgtggtaaaaagataaaaataataaaaaatagatgcgGTCAAAATTGGAgaacaaattaatgattaagcGTAAAAGTAATGTATATCGGTATAGATTTTTCCACTCAAAATAGGAATAGTTTAGTAACTTAACTTACATATTAGtagaatatttatattttaaatattcaaaaaaaaattatatgattaaataattcTATTATCACTAAGCAAGTAGAAGCTAATcacatacattatttttttgaaaattaatgttctattattcatgatattttattttacttgaaaacatttaaaaaataaataaataaaacactaGTAAAACAATATTGTAAGTCTAGTTTTATGGcatataattataaggatattGTAAGTGATTTTATATTCAATTAGTTCGATTTGAtccatttttgtttaaatttagatGGATTGGACTAAACTGACCTACTTATTCAAGGTACCATGTTTTTGCCTGGTGCATGTGCCTACTAAGTCCATGAGCTAATGGATTGGTTCGTGCGccctataataaaataatatcaaaattgaaaagttctaaaacttgaaaacaaattGATGGGAACTAACATCTGTGAAAAAATAGATAGGAAATAAGATTagtggaaaaaataagaaaatatttatggattaatgaaatagtaaaattttaaagaaacctTCATTACGTTAGTTAAACATCAAATAGAGAATAAAAAGCTCAATATCTCTAATTTTTACATCAATGaattataaatattcaaatacgTGGTCAATATACAagtaataattattcaaatactTAATAATCCTAatcacacatcaaatattctcaagcaaataataatataaaactatgaaataataattaatattttaaaaagatagtaCACGGGCTGGACTATTAACCTATGACCATACATGTTGAACCTATAAGTTAAAAAACAAATCGAGCTAAAAAAAGCCCACGTTTAAATTTTTCGTTGGTCCTaaccaaaatattttaaactgaCCTTCAACTTACTCAAATCCATTTCCCTATCTCtagttatattataaatattttaagagaaaTACTAATCACACGATTCACATTCTCTTTTATACGATCTTTCTAATATTCTCTatgattagttaatttttattgaaaatcatcaattttgATGGTCTAACatctcaaataataattttctctcCTAATTTAGATGTAAAATTCACCAATATTAATGtttccaataaatttcaaccaatcacaataatgtaacattaattgcTCTTTTCTACCAATATCTCTAATAAATGTTACTTTAGTTTTCTAATCAAATATTAATACTATTTTCTTTAATCTAtttaataaagttaattttgtaaaattataagtttctttcatctatttattaacttttcttaATTTAGATAAAAACAAGTTAGAACAACAGGGCGAAGGGAATTTCAGAAGGAGAATGTAAGGAAAACACTCATATTTTAATCATTGACCTATTCAAGTCAgtcaaatattcattttttcagAACTTATATTGAAACCCAATTACTAATCATACCACCAACCAAACGAGTTACATCCCAAACCCCTACAAACGATGAACATTAAACTTCCAGTGCTGGATTAACCCCCTCTTCAATCATCCTCCACTGCCCTATAGTTTGTAGGGGCTATATAGCTGTGCAAGAATTCCATGCACGTTAATGTTCCTCTGTTTCAGCTTTCCCGTTCAACTGGCATCTCCTCCGCATCTCCTCAGATACTGTCTCTGCCTCTTTCAATTTTCCCTTTGCACACAACAGCTTCacaaaagtgcagaaaatgtcTTGGTTGATTACAAAGTTCTTGTCCATTATGTCATAAACCGTCTTTTGTGCCATTTCTTCATCCCTGTCTTCACAATATCCCAGAAGTAAGCAATTATACATAGTGGCATCCAGGTTATGTCCATTCTGAAGCATGTTCGAAACAAGCTCTTCAACTTGTTGCATCCTACCCTTCACTTCACAAAGACCACATATCACTGTGCAATAAGACAAGAAGTTGGGCGAGCATCCCATCTTAGGCATCTGCTTCAAAAGATGAAGTCCTTCATCAATCTTCCCCTCATCCACAAGAACTCTAAACACTGCATTGAAGCTTGACACATTTGGCTTAACACCCCTCACCACCATTTCCCTCAGAAGCAACACTGCTTCACTTGGTTTTCTAATCTTGCAATACTCATTGACAACAACCCCATACGCTTTTACATCCGGCTTCATCCCGCGACTAACCATTTCCCTCAAATGCTTAACAGCCTCATCAGACTTTCCCACAATACAAAACCCCTTCAACAAGCTAGTGTTTGTGGCAACATCGTCTTTCAAACCATTCAACCGCATCCTACTCATCATCTTCCGGGCCTCGTCCACTTCACCGCTCAAACAAAGACCTTCAACCAAAGCATTGTAGGTCACAGCATTCGGGGAACACCCTCGTTCCACCATCTCCTTCAAGCACTCCAGCGCCTCTTGGAATCCACCCCTCTTCGAATACCCATCAATCAAAGTGGTAAAACTCACGACATCCGGCTTGCAACTCTGACTCTCCACCATTCTGTCAAAAACCCTCCTGGCACCATCCATGTCACCTTTCTTACAAAAGCCGTGGATCAACGTGTTGTAAGTAACTATATTGGGTTCGCAGCGCATTTCATCGAACACCTTGCGCGCACTCTCGACCTTGCCCACTTTGCAGAACCCCCGAATCATGGTGGTGTAGGTGTAAACATCCGGTTCCAAAACAGCTTCAGCGAGAACCTGATCGTAGATGGCCTTGGCAATGTTGACACGGTTGGCCCTCACGAGGACGCCCAATATGGCGTTGCAGGAGAAAACACAGCGTCCTCTAGTAAAGGTATTAGCTTGGTGGAACCAGTGAATGGCGCCCCTGATGTCGCCGCGGTGGCCGAGAGCGTTGATGAATCTGCAGACGAGGTTGTCGGAGAGTCTGTTGGAGTGGCGGAGGAGGGAGAAGGCGGTGGAGAAGAGGGAGTGGGAGAGAAGGAGGTCGGTGATGGCGGTGTAGCAGAGGGGGGTGTGGGAGTAGTTGTTGGGGTTGGGGTTGGGGTTGGAGGCCCAGTTGAAGAAGTGAAGGGCGTGCTGGGGGTTGTTTTGGTTCTTGATCACGTGGATAACCAAGTTTGGGGTGAGGTGAGATGAGAACTCTCTAAGGGGTGAGTAATCTGGGTTTTGGGGATTTATGTTTTGAAGGATTGTGGTGATGCAGGTTACGAGAGAGAGGTTTGGGATTGGAGCTGTGGATGAAGAACAAAGTGGTTTCGCTATGGCTTTCCGGAATGGCTGAGCGGCCATTGCAACTCTTGTTTTGCTCCAAATATGGTCTTTTGATTTCACGCGAGGActcctatatttttttacatctaaAAAATACAAACACCCCCATTTCACGCGAGGCAGAATAAATAAGGAAGAGAGAGACTTTGTAATTGTCCAGCAGACAGTAATTTCTAATAAGGAGGAAAGGGGGAGAGTTAGTGGGAATGTGATATTTGAATCAGAATTTCATTGAGAGACAGAGAGAGTCCAGGTCTCTTAAACAGTATTGTTAAATAGTGGCCACGGCGGAATGGTGTGGCGGTTTTTTTGCCAACTGCCATATGCAATTTGTGAAGGGATGCCCGCCATGGCGGTGCCATAAGGTGCAATGACGTGTTTATATGGTAGAATTTTGGCCTTCTGCCATGTTCTGGCATCCGCCATTGATAACACTGCTCTTGAAAACCCAAgttatattttctgttttcagtaATTTTTCATATCCATTTCAGTTTGTGTATCCATCCGCTACTGAGCTACAAAGTGGggttaatttgaataaatttttgaatttttttttcttatctctgATCCAGTTCTATTAGATTGATGCAGTTGATTGTGTGATCAATCAGTGGTTAAAGCAGGGTATGGTTAGGGGTTTCTCTATATTCCGACCAGGCAACCATATTAATCAATTGTGTGAATTGCAACTTTTTAAGCTATGACGATATTAGTGGATGGCTGGATGCTTAACTTATGAAAATTCTCTACTGACAGTTATACGTGGCTACCTGTTCACCTGCCCGGGATACTGGATCTGGTTATGTGGCTAGGGGCCACTCCACTCTTGTTGGACCAGTAAGTAGATCTTTTATAAACAGCTTTACTCGAGTAGAACCATTTGAAATGTGCTGATTATGAAAGTgggtattatattttatgagatTTATTAACAAATAGAAAGAGAAATATCTTTAATTGTCAGTACTTACTTGTGGCAGTTTGGAGAAGTTCTGGCTACTGCAGAACATGAGGAGGCAATCATCATAGCAGAAATTGATTATTGAATATTGGAGCAGAgaaggttttcttttctttcacatgTTTTGCTTTTGATTGACCGTCATAATAATcatattatttgttttcattACATTATTCAGGACAAATCTTCCTGTAACTAAGCAAAGACGGGTGATCTTTATCAGTTGGTGGATTTTCAGAGGCTGAATTTGCGGCATTATTGCTGATATGGAACCCGAACCttgaagggaagaaagaaataaaggaagTTGTGCTCTTTGTTCTGTTAATTGCTATCGTGTCtactaatatttatcaattcGGGTTCTCGATGTAGATATTATTAGATATGGGGAATTGGTTATGTACAGCCGGTGCTCAATTCACAAATCAATTGATTTAAGGGAAGTGCATCTTTGGAAAAGAACTTGCACCAATTCGGAGTAAATCCTGCACCTAAATTAAATAGGTGTTTTGGGTTTGTTTCTCCCTTGTCCAACATTAACTACTAAAACTACAACTAGTTTACCTCTtgtggttttcttttttttttttttaaaaagatcatAACTAGTGATATGGTAGTATGATAATACTCCTCTTTAAGCGTGGTAAGTGTTTTACGcagattttgtattattttttagtattgaTATCATATGCTTAAACTACTTAGAAACTTGTGACAAGGTATCTTGACTATCTTCTCTAGTTTTGATCtctaaatcatttttttgtaCTTTATAAAATTGCCAAGATACATTTTATCTTCTACTCAAGCGAAAACCCTTTAGATCCCAATATTCTCTCCAAAGCTCAAATTTGTAGTTAACTGTTTTCTTTAATTCTTCAATCTAAATTTTATCAatcttttgcaaaaaaaaaaatgcatttaggAATAATGTACTAGATGAGCACATCTAGGTTAATAGAAATCatatgtaagtttttttttttttgtttttttgttttggtactTTCTATCAACGCTTACAgacaatatatgttttattattattattattattataaacttttCTAGCATAAATCTAACTTGATTATTCACAAACCTATTCGCTTATCTTTATTTATGCTCAACCACCTTTCTCTTAATTTCATAATGTGACATAAGCTTTATCTTCTATGTAATTTACacaattaattatgaatattttcCTTGATCTTATCTTATAGATAAGAACCAAGATACTCCTCCTCCACTCATAATATTTCTTATGCTTTGAACAATGAATTTACTGAAATTATAGCTTAAAATTATAGTTTGAATTTCTGATATTTGTCCAAATTATCTTTATATTATgcaaagagataaaaaaatagaaatatgattttaaattcaattttaatttatgtagaattgtatataaaaaattgattgaaaactaaattattaaGAATTTATTCACTATGCTAATTATCTAGTTTACATATAGTAATAcaattattatcttaaaataaaaatttaattttagttgaattaattatttatgtttgacTTATTTTTATATCTCTAATTAAGAGTAGTCGTGTCGTGGGCTTGGTTTGAGAAGAGAAATTGATCCGTGTGGTGATAGTAGTAGTCGTTATAATGATAACGAAGATTAGTGATACCATTGtcaaaaaagagaggaaaaaaaaaatagcagtaGGCTAGTAGCAACTAGCAACAAAGATAGAAGTGATGGAGGTGCTAGAAATAAGAGAAATCGTACAAcataattcagaaaaaaaattgaaaattatttaaactaattattttttgtaatgtcATAAAATTGATACAAAACTATGGTTGTGAATTATATTAGaatttatataacaatatttaagTTTAAGGTCTAATTCTCACATCCTCCAaccctaaaaaaaaagaaacaaaaaatccaTACTCAATTCTAACCGTGAAATGTACATTTAGATAAATGTAAATTTGTTGTCGGCGCTGAGCCTGAACTTAATCAAATATTGGCTAAGTGAATGGGAGGTTGCACCATATCTAAATTAATAGGCATATCAATAAAGTATAGTGCCTTATCAAATTAATCTAGTGGCAATAAGTGCTATCCATGATGGAGAGATGGAAATGGACTAATGGTGTTCGCAGTTACGTATTATTATTTGATCACAATCAATCGCATCATATTTGATTACTGTACTGGATTTTTCAATTGGGT encodes the following:
- the LOC100802054 gene encoding pentatricopeptide repeat-containing protein At4g11690, with the translated sequence MAAQPFRKAIAKPLCSSSTAPIPNLSLVTCITTILQNINPQNPDYSPLREFSSHLTPNLVIHVIKNQNNPQHALHFFNWASNPNPNPNNYSHTPLCYTAITDLLLSHSLFSTAFSLLRHSNRLSDNLVCRFINALGHRGDIRGAIHWFHQANTFTRGRCVFSCNAILGVLVRANRVNIAKAIYDQVLAEAVLEPDVYTYTTMIRGFCKVGKVESARKVFDEMRCEPNIVTYNTLIHGFCKKGDMDGARRVFDRMVESQSCKPDVVSFTTLIDGYSKRGGFQEALECLKEMVERGCSPNAVTYNALVEGLCLSGEVDEARKMMSRMRLNGLKDDVATNTSLLKGFCIVGKSDEAVKHLREMVSRGMKPDVKAYGVVVNEYCKIRKPSEAVLLLREMVVRGVKPNVSSFNAVFRVLVDEGKIDEGLHLLKQMPKMGCSPNFLSYCTVICGLCEVKGRMQQVEELVSNMLQNGHNLDATMYNCLLLGYCEDRDEEMAQKTVYDIMDKNFVINQDIFCTFVKLLCAKGKLKEAETVSEEMRRRCQLNGKAETEEH
- the LOC102665948 gene encoding uncharacterized protein; this encodes MDNNNNNNINSSVFVSYACRDPFVSPLLDNFNEPDPALVYLLPEPNLRNDEQQPLQGHVSSTDSTIHDQSHHYCNDNFTIGGGVFPNYEFVEGSSKNKRKYPFTDTDIEDQSFMHDFEAGPSNLNQPASGNMGPRNWPPMPRPFFCTCCQVLRQTIHTNGTDFERLEIHGRIGLISHIIIQNQSITPGGRSCDNYQMIDFTNGSPAEVKGFLEDYIARKDKLGYIIAEESFSEFYEAVCTKLDWVGKRTNNEDDDLTPQNVEEEPEPEPEPPKERRRKRSRKDQSDRINSMTLDDLSGVFHITMKAAKNVLDMSVTAIKSICRKCRLYKWPHRQLQPLARRLKVLKRALESSQDPVVIQTTSMEVRRIKQHMTQLCGGVTPTGIEIPEVEE